A single region of the Pseudomonas sp. GGS8 genome encodes:
- a CDS encoding phospholipase D family protein codes for MRLRQPLLALLLLASFLGGCATLPVPREPSQALPAEDSAFGRSIQTQAAPHKGQSGFRLLSDSTEAFSARAELIRHAQSSLDLQYYIVHDGISARILISELLKAADRGVRVRILLDDTTSDGLDQVIATLAVHPKIQIRVFNPLHLGRSTVVTRTMGRLFNLSQQHRRMHNKLWVADNSVAIVGGRNLGDEYFDAEPNRNFTDIDMLSVGPVAEQLGHSFDEYWNSALSKPIEQFLSIRPTPKDLENTRTRLDESLEETRKQNHALYQQLMTYTTHPRLDIWRQELIWAWNQALWDAPSKVLANGEPAPHLLLTTQLAPELNGVTKELIMVSAYIVPGQPGLVYLTSRADAGVSIRLLTNSLEATDVPAVHGGYAPYRKALLEHGVQLFELRRQPGDTGGSGSGPHLFHSGSGPSHSSDSSLHSKAMIFDQQKAFIGSFNFDSRSALWNTEVGVLVDNPQLAGRVRELALEGMAPPLSYQTRLEKGQMVWVTEDDGKPHTLTKEPGSWWRHFSSWLSSMVGLERML; via the coding sequence GTGAGACTCAGACAGCCCCTGCTTGCTCTGCTGTTACTCGCCTCGTTCCTGGGTGGCTGCGCGACGCTCCCCGTCCCTCGCGAACCGAGTCAGGCCCTGCCTGCGGAAGACTCGGCGTTCGGCCGCTCGATCCAGACCCAGGCCGCCCCACATAAAGGCCAATCGGGCTTTCGCTTGCTGTCCGATAGCACGGAGGCGTTCAGCGCACGCGCCGAGCTGATTCGCCACGCCCAAAGCAGCCTCGACTTGCAGTACTACATCGTCCATGACGGCATCAGCGCACGGATTCTGATAAGCGAGCTGCTCAAGGCCGCCGACCGCGGCGTGCGGGTGCGGATTCTGCTCGACGACACCACCAGCGATGGCCTGGACCAAGTCATCGCAACCCTCGCTGTCCATCCGAAAATTCAGATCCGCGTGTTCAACCCTCTGCACCTGGGCCGCAGCACCGTCGTGACGCGTACCATGGGCCGGCTGTTCAACCTGTCGCAGCAACATCGCCGCATGCACAACAAACTGTGGGTGGCGGACAACAGCGTGGCAATCGTTGGCGGGCGCAACCTGGGGGACGAGTACTTCGATGCCGAGCCCAACCGTAATTTCACCGACATCGACATGCTCAGCGTCGGCCCGGTTGCCGAGCAGCTGGGGCATAGCTTCGACGAGTATTGGAACAGTGCTCTGAGCAAGCCGATCGAGCAGTTTCTCTCGATCAGGCCGACACCCAAGGACTTGGAAAATACCCGGACTCGACTGGACGAATCCCTGGAGGAAACGCGCAAACAGAATCACGCGCTCTACCAACAGTTGATGACCTATACCACTCATCCGCGCCTGGATATCTGGCGCCAGGAGCTGATCTGGGCCTGGAACCAGGCGCTGTGGGACGCACCAAGCAAGGTGCTGGCCAACGGCGAGCCGGCCCCGCACTTGCTGTTGACCACCCAGTTGGCCCCCGAACTCAATGGGGTCACCAAGGAGCTGATCATGGTTTCGGCCTACATCGTGCCCGGCCAACCGGGGCTGGTGTACTTGACCAGTCGCGCCGATGCCGGCGTGTCGATCCGCTTGCTGACCAATTCACTGGAAGCCACTGATGTACCCGCTGTGCATGGTGGTTACGCGCCCTATCGAAAAGCCTTGCTGGAGCACGGTGTGCAATTGTTCGAATTGCGCCGCCAGCCCGGTGACACAGGCGGCAGCGGCAGCGGACCGCACCTGTTCCACAGCGGGAGCGGGCCCTCTCACAGTTCCGACTCCAGCCTGCACAGCAAGGCGATGATTTTCGACCAGCAGAAAGCCTTCATCGGCTCGTTCAATTTCGACTCGCGCTCAGCACTGTGGAACACCGAAGTCGGGGTGCTGGTGGACAACCCGCAGCTCGCCGGACGGGTGCGCGAACTGGCGCTGGAGGGTATGGCGCCACCCCTCAGCTACCAGACCCGGCTGGAAAAGGGTCAGATGGTCTGGGTCACTGAAGATGACGGCAAGCCGCACACACTGACCAAAGAACCGGGAAGTTGGTGGCGGCATTTCAGTTCATGGCTCAGCAGCATGGTCGGCCTGGAGCGGATGCTGTAG
- a CDS encoding PLP-dependent aminotransferase family protein — MTLYVNLAELLGTRIEQGFYRPGDRLPSVRALSVEHGVSLSTVQQAYRVLEDVGLAMPKPKSGYFVPVSRELPELPVIGRPAQRPVDISQWDQVLELIRAVPRKDVVQLGRGMPDITSPTMKPLLRNLARISRQQDMRGLYYDNICGTLELREQIARLMLDSGCQLSANDLVVTTGCHEALSTSIRAICGPGDIVAVDSPSFHGAMQTLKGLGMKALEIPTDPLTGISLDALELALEQWPIKAIQLTPNCNNPLGYIMPESRKRALLSLAQRFDVAIIEDDVYGELAYTYPRPRTIKSFDEDGRVLLCSSFSKTLAPGLRIGWVAPGRYLERVLHMKYISTGSTAPQPQIAIAEFLEAGHFEPHLRRMRMQYQRNRDAMIDWVTRYFPAGTRASRPQGSFMLWVELPEGFDTLKLNRALHDQGVQIAVGSIFSASGKYRNCLRMNYAAKTTPQIEEAVRKVGATAIKLLAQTD; from the coding sequence ATGACCCTTTACGTCAACCTCGCCGAGCTGCTCGGCACACGTATCGAACAGGGCTTCTATCGCCCCGGTGACCGGCTGCCCTCGGTGCGGGCGCTGAGTGTCGAGCACGGGGTCAGCCTGAGCACGGTGCAGCAGGCCTATCGCGTACTGGAAGACGTAGGTCTGGCGATGCCCAAACCCAAATCCGGCTATTTCGTACCGGTGAGCCGCGAGCTGCCGGAACTGCCGGTGATTGGCCGCCCCGCCCAACGCCCGGTGGATATTTCGCAGTGGGATCAGGTGCTGGAACTGATCCGCGCCGTGCCGCGCAAGGATGTCGTGCAGCTGGGCCGCGGCATGCCGGACATCACCTCGCCGACCATGAAACCGCTGCTGCGCAACCTGGCACGAATCAGCCGCCAGCAGGACATGCGAGGCCTGTATTACGACAACATCTGCGGCACCCTCGAACTGCGTGAGCAAATCGCCCGCCTGATGCTCGACTCCGGCTGCCAGTTGAGCGCCAACGATCTGGTGGTCACTACCGGTTGCCACGAAGCACTGTCGACCAGTATCCGCGCCATCTGCGGGCCGGGTGACATCGTCGCGGTGGATTCGCCAAGCTTTCATGGCGCCATGCAGACCCTCAAGGGCCTGGGCATGAAAGCGCTGGAAATCCCTACCGACCCGCTCACCGGTATCAGCCTCGATGCCTTGGAGCTGGCATTGGAACAATGGCCGATCAAGGCCATACAGTTGACCCCCAACTGCAACAACCCGCTGGGCTACATCATGCCGGAGTCGCGCAAGCGTGCGCTGTTGAGCCTCGCGCAGCGTTTCGATGTGGCGATTATCGAGGACGATGTGTATGGCGAACTGGCCTACACCTACCCGCGCCCGCGTACGATCAAATCCTTCGACGAAGACGGCCGTGTCCTGCTCTGCAGCTCCTTTTCCAAGACCCTGGCACCGGGCCTGCGCATTGGCTGGGTCGCCCCGGGCCGTTATCTGGAACGAGTGCTGCACATGAAGTACATCAGCACCGGCTCCACCGCGCCGCAACCACAGATTGCGATCGCCGAATTTCTCGAGGCCGGACACTTCGAACCACATTTGCGGCGGATGCGTATGCAATACCAGCGCAATCGCGACGCGATGATCGATTGGGTCACCCGCTATTTCCCCGCCGGTACCCGCGCCAGCCGTCCGCAAGGCAGCTTCATGCTGTGGGTGGAACTGCCGGAGGGCTTCGACACCCTGAAACTCAATCGTGCTCTACATGATCAAGGCGTGCAGATTGCCGTCGGCAGTATCTTTTCCGCCTCGGGCAAATACCGCAACTGCCTGCGGATGAACTACGCTGCCAAAACGACCCCGCAGATTGAAGAAGCTGTGCGCAAGGTGGGGGCGACAGCAATAAAACTGCTGGCACAAACCGACTGA
- a CDS encoding DUF1127 domain-containing protein: MNGLSDVRLTLHSQELAAGQKNGAREAVMRNAPSCLGRWGLFWHRLHTRKALLELTPEQLKDVGLSREQAREEGLKPFWRI, encoded by the coding sequence ATGAACGGCTTGAGCGATGTGCGGCTGACGTTACACAGTCAGGAACTGGCGGCAGGGCAAAAGAACGGCGCGCGCGAGGCAGTCATGCGCAACGCACCGTCCTGCCTGGGACGCTGGGGTCTGTTCTGGCATCGTCTGCACACGCGTAAAGCGTTGCTGGAACTGACGCCGGAGCAACTCAAGGATGTCGGGTTGAGTCGGGAGCAGGCGCGGGAGGAGGGGCTCAAACCGTTCTGGCGGATCTGA
- a CDS encoding FAD-binding oxidoreductase — protein MNAPVQQPAPNHRHVASYYAASSLPQPDLPLLTGELVADVCVVGGGFSGLNTALELAERGLSVVLLEAHKIGWGASGRNGGQLIRGVGHGLDQFTHVIGADGVRQIKLMGLEAVEIVRQRIERFQIPCDLTWGYCDLANKAHDLEGFAEDADELRSLGYRYETRLLQANEMHSVVGSDRYVGGLIDMGSGHLHPLNLALGEAAAARQLGAKLFEQSAVTRIDYGAEIKVHTAQGSVRAKTLVLGCNAYLNDLNPQLGGKVLPAGSYIIATEQLSEEQAHALLPQNMAVCDQRVALDYYRLSADRRLLFGGACHYSGRDPKDIAAYMRPKMLAVFPQLAGVKIDYQWGGMIGIGANRLPQIGRLKDQPNVYYAQAYSGHGVNATHLAGKLLAEAIDGQHSGGFDLFAQVPHITFPGGKHWRSPLLALGMLWHRLKELI, from the coding sequence ATGAACGCCCCCGTTCAGCAACCTGCCCCTAACCACCGGCACGTCGCCTCTTATTACGCCGCCAGCAGCCTGCCGCAACCCGACCTTCCGTTGCTCACCGGCGAGCTGGTTGCTGACGTGTGCGTGGTGGGCGGTGGGTTCTCCGGGCTGAACACGGCGCTCGAACTGGCCGAACGTGGTCTCAGCGTGGTGCTGCTGGAAGCGCACAAGATCGGCTGGGGCGCCAGCGGACGCAATGGCGGGCAATTGATTCGCGGTGTCGGCCATGGCCTCGATCAGTTCACCCACGTGATCGGTGCAGACGGTGTGCGTCAGATAAAACTGATGGGGCTGGAAGCGGTGGAAATCGTCCGGCAGCGGATCGAGCGTTTTCAGATCCCTTGCGATCTGACCTGGGGTTACTGTGACCTCGCCAACAAAGCCCACGATCTGGAAGGCTTCGCCGAAGACGCCGATGAATTGCGCAGCCTCGGCTATCGTTACGAAACCCGTCTGCTGCAAGCCAACGAAATGCACAGTGTGGTGGGCTCCGATCGCTACGTTGGCGGCTTGATCGACATGGGCTCCGGACATCTGCACCCACTGAACCTGGCACTGGGCGAAGCGGCCGCCGCCCGGCAATTGGGCGCCAAGCTGTTCGAACAGTCGGCGGTGACCCGCATCGACTACGGCGCCGAGATCAAGGTCCACACCGCCCAGGGCTCGGTCCGCGCCAAGACTCTGGTGCTGGGCTGCAACGCCTACCTCAACGATCTCAACCCGCAACTTGGCGGCAAAGTGCTGCCCGCCGGCAGTTACATCATCGCCACCGAACAACTGAGCGAAGAGCAGGCTCACGCGCTGCTGCCGCAGAACATGGCCGTCTGCGATCAACGGGTAGCGCTGGATTATTACCGTCTCTCGGCAGACCGACGCTTGCTGTTCGGCGGCGCCTGCCATTATTCAGGACGTGACCCGAAGGACATCGCCGCGTACATGCGTCCGAAGATGCTGGCGGTGTTCCCGCAATTGGCCGGGGTGAAGATCGACTATCAATGGGGCGGCATGATCGGCATCGGCGCCAATCGCCTGCCACAGATCGGTCGACTGAAGGACCAGCCGAATGTGTATTACGCCCAGGCCTATTCCGGTCATGGCGTAAACGCCACACACCTGGCGGGAAAATTATTGGCTGAGGCCATCGACGGGCAGCACAGCGGCGGGTTCGATCTGTTTGCCCAAGTGCCGCACATTACCTTTCCGGGCGGCAAACATTGGCGTTCGCCGTTGTTGGCGTTGGGGATGTTGTGGCATCGTCTTAAAGAGTTGATCTGA
- a CDS encoding YkgJ family cysteine cluster protein, whose amino-acid sequence MSCNSQKIRTLRQQIPTFECVPGCHDCCGPVTTSPEEMSRLPRKTRAEQDAAMDELNCVHLGPNGCTVYDERPLICRLFGTTKTLPCPNGRRPVELIHPRVEKQIHEYMASTRQVLV is encoded by the coding sequence ATGAGCTGCAACAGTCAGAAAATTCGCACGCTACGCCAGCAGATTCCCACCTTTGAATGCGTGCCCGGCTGCCATGACTGCTGTGGGCCGGTGACCACCTCGCCCGAAGAAATGTCCCGCCTGCCGCGCAAGACCAGGGCCGAGCAGGATGCAGCGATGGATGAACTCAATTGTGTCCATCTGGGCCCCAACGGCTGCACGGTGTATGACGAGCGACCGCTGATCTGCCGTCTGTTCGGTACCACTAAGACGTTGCCATGCCCCAATGGCCGGCGGCCGGTGGAGCTGATTCATCCGCGGGTCGAGAAGCAGATTCATGAATACATGGCTTCGACGCGGCAGGTGTTGGTCTGA
- a CDS encoding Lrp/AsnC ligand binding domain-containing protein, translating into MRTNTQTKRELDKIDRNILRILQADGRISFTELGEKVGLSTTPCTERVRRLEREGIIMSYNARLNPQHLKGSLLVFVEISLDYKSGDTFEEFRRAVLKLPHVLECHLVSGDFDYLVKARISEMASYRKLLGDILLKLPHVRESKSYIVMEEVKESLSLPIPD; encoded by the coding sequence ATGCGGACCAACACTCAGACCAAACGTGAGCTGGACAAGATCGACCGCAACATCCTGCGGATCCTGCAAGCGGACGGGCGTATTTCCTTCACTGAACTGGGGGAAAAGGTCGGCCTCTCCACCACCCCCTGCACCGAACGGGTACGGCGGCTGGAGCGCGAAGGGATCATCATGAGCTACAACGCCCGGCTGAATCCGCAGCACCTGAAGGGTAGTCTGTTGGTGTTCGTCGAGATCAGCCTCGACTACAAATCCGGCGATACTTTCGAAGAGTTCCGACGCGCGGTACTGAAACTGCCCCACGTGCTGGAATGCCATTTGGTGTCAGGGGACTTCGATTACCTGGTGAAAGCGCGGATCTCCGAGATGGCCTCGTACCGCAAACTGCTGGGCGACATCCTGCTCAAGTTGCCACATGTGCGCGAATCCAAGAGCTATATCGTGATGGAAGAAGTGAAAGAGAGCTTGAGTCTGCCGATTCCGGATTGA
- the dadA gene encoding D-amino acid dehydrogenase, producing MRVLVLGSGVIGTASAYYLARAGFEVTVVDRQPAPAMETSFANAGQVSPGYASPWAAPGVPLKAIKWLLQRHAPLAIKATANIDQYLWMAQMLRNCTASRYAVNKERMVRLSEYSRDCLDELRAETGIAYEGRSLGTTQLFRTQAQLDGAAKDIAVLKESGVPFELLDRAGIARVEPALASVTDILAGALRLPNDQTGDCQIFTTRLAEMAVKLGVEFRFGQDIQRLDFAGDRINGVWVDGKLETADRYVLALGSYSPQLLKPLGIRAPVYPLKGYSLTVPITNPAMAPTSTILDETYKVAITRFDNRIRVGGMAEIAGFDLSLNPRRRETLEMIVNDLYPQGGNLAEASFWTGLRPTTPDGTPIVGATPFKNLFLNTGHGTLGWTMACGSGRLLADLMAKRTPQISAEGLDISRYGNKLQESAKHVNPAPAHQ from the coding sequence ATGCGCGTTCTGGTCTTGGGTAGCGGCGTCATCGGTACCGCCAGTGCCTATTATCTGGCACGAGCCGGCTTTGAAGTGACGGTCGTGGACCGCCAGCCAGCGCCGGCCATGGAAACCAGTTTCGCCAACGCCGGGCAGGTTTCGCCGGGTTATGCCTCGCCGTGGGCCGCACCGGGTGTGCCGCTCAAAGCCATCAAGTGGCTGTTGCAGCGTCACGCGCCATTGGCGATCAAGGCCACCGCCAACATCGACCAATACCTGTGGATGGCGCAGATGCTGCGTAACTGCACCGCCAGCCGTTACGCGGTGAACAAGGAGCGCATGGTGCGTCTGTCCGAGTACAGCCGCGACTGCCTCGACGAATTGCGCGCCGAAACCGGCATTGCCTACGAAGGCCGCAGCCTGGGCACTACCCAGCTGTTCCGCACTCAGGCACAACTCGATGGGGCCGCCAAGGACATCGCCGTGCTGAAAGAGTCCGGCGTGCCGTTTGAACTGCTCGACCGCGCCGGCATTGCCCGGGTCGAACCAGCTCTGGCCAGCGTCACCGACATCCTCGCCGGTGCCTTGCGCCTGCCGAACGACCAGACCGGCGACTGCCAGATTTTCACCACCCGCCTGGCCGAAATGGCTGTGAAACTGGGTGTGGAATTCCGTTTCGGCCAGGACATCCAGCGCCTCGACTTCGCCGGTGATCGCATCAACGGTGTGTGGGTCGATGGCAAACTGGAAACCGCCGACCGTTACGTGCTGGCGCTGGGCAGCTACTCGCCGCAACTGCTCAAGCCGCTGGGCATCAGGGCTCCGGTGTATCCGCTCAAGGGTTACTCGCTGACCGTGCCGATCACCAACCCGGCGATGGCCCCGACGTCGACCATTCTCGACGAGACCTACAAGGTCGCGATCACCCGTTTCGATAACCGCATCCGCGTCGGTGGCATGGCGGAAATCGCCGGTTTTGACCTGTCGCTGAACCCGCGTCGGCGCGAAACTCTGGAGATGATCGTCAACGACCTTTATCCTCAGGGCGGCAATCTGGCCGAGGCGAGTTTCTGGACCGGTCTGCGTCCGACTACCCCGGACGGCACGCCGATTGTTGGTGCCACACCGTTCAAAAACCTGTTCTTGAACACGGGCCACGGCACACTTGGCTGGACCATGGCTTGTGGTTCCGGTCGTTTGCTGGCGGACCTGATGGCGAAGAGAACGCCACAGATCAGCGCCGAAGGCCTCGATATTTCCCGTTATGGCAACAAACTTCAGGAGTCTGCAAAACATGTCAATCCAGCGCCAGCTCACCAATGA
- a CDS encoding RidA family protein: MSIQRQLTNERMSQIVVHNGTVYLAGQVGDDMNAGIEQQTRETLANIERLLDLAGTDKNRLLSVTIYLKDIDAHFEGMNSVWDQWLPKGVAPARATVESKLCEPQILVELSVVAALP; encoded by the coding sequence ATGTCAATCCAGCGCCAGCTCACCAATGAGCGCATGAGCCAGATCGTTGTCCATAACGGCACGGTGTATCTGGCAGGGCAGGTCGGCGACGACATGAACGCCGGGATTGAACAGCAAACCCGTGAAACCCTCGCCAACATCGAGCGTTTGCTGGATCTGGCCGGGACCGACAAAAACCGGTTGCTGTCGGTGACGATTTACCTGAAAGACATCGACGCACACTTCGAAGGCATGAATTCGGTGTGGGACCAGTGGTTGCCGAAAGGCGTTGCACCAGCCCGTGCCACGGTCGAGTCGAAGCTGTGCGAGCCGCAAATCCTGGTCGAGCTGTCGGTTGTCGCCGCGCTGCCATAA
- the alr gene encoding alanine racemase — protein sequence MRPARALIDLQALRHNYRIAREVTGARALAVIKADAYGHGAVRCAQALEAEADGFAVACIEEALELRAAGIRAPVLLLEGFFEADELALIVEHDFWCVVHSLWQLEAIEKAALSKPITVWLKLDSGMHRVGLHPADYQAAYQRLLASGKVAKIVLMSHFARADELHCQASADQVAVFEAARQGLSAEISLRNSPAVLGWPQIPSDWVRPGIMLYGATPFEEANAVASRLQPVMTLESKVICVRELPAGEPIGYGAKFVTPKPMRVGVVAMGYADGYPRQAPSGTPVLVAGQRSQLLGRVSMDMLCVDLTDVPQAGLGSPVELWGKNILASDVATAADTIPYQIFCNLRRVPLLYSGA from the coding sequence ATGCGTCCTGCCCGTGCCCTGATCGACCTCCAAGCCCTGCGTCACAACTACCGGATTGCCCGTGAAGTCACGGGGGCCCGCGCCCTCGCCGTGATCAAGGCCGATGCCTATGGCCATGGCGCCGTGCGTTGCGCCCAGGCGCTGGAAGCCGAGGCGGACGGGTTTGCCGTGGCGTGTATCGAAGAAGCCCTGGAGCTGCGCGCCGCCGGCATTCGTGCGCCGGTGTTGTTGCTGGAAGGTTTTTTCGAAGCCGATGAGTTGGCGCTGATCGTCGAACACGACTTCTGGTGCGTGGTGCATTCGCTGTGGCAGCTCGAAGCCATCGAAAAAGCTGCGTTGAGCAAACCGATCACGGTGTGGCTCAAGCTCGACTCCGGCATGCATCGGGTTGGCCTGCACCCGGCGGATTACCAGGCGGCCTATCAACGGCTGCTGGCCAGCGGCAAAGTGGCGAAGATCGTACTGATGAGTCACTTCGCCCGCGCCGACGAGCTGCACTGCCAGGCCAGCGCCGATCAGGTCGCGGTGTTCGAGGCGGCGCGTCAGGGTTTGTCGGCCGAAATCAGCCTGCGTAACTCGCCGGCGGTGCTTGGTTGGCCGCAGATTCCGAGCGACTGGGTGCGCCCAGGCATCATGCTTTACGGCGCGACGCCGTTCGAGGAAGCCAATGCCGTGGCGTCCCGCCTGCAACCGGTGATGACCCTGGAATCGAAAGTGATTTGCGTGCGTGAACTGCCGGCCGGCGAGCCGATTGGTTACGGCGCGAAATTCGTTACCCCCAAGCCGATGCGTGTGGGTGTGGTGGCGATGGGGTATGCCGATGGTTATCCGCGGCAGGCACCGAGCGGCACGCCGGTGTTGGTGGCCGGGCAGCGCAGTCAGTTACTGGGTCGGGTATCGATGGACATGCTCTGTGTCGACCTGACCGACGTGCCGCAAGCCGGCCTCGGTTCGCCCGTCGAGCTGTGGGGTAAAAATATCCTCGCCAGTGATGTCGCGACAGCCGCCGACACGATTCCTTATCAGATCTTCTGCAACCTGCGCCGGGTACCGCTGCTCTATTCCGGGGCCTGA
- a CDS encoding cupin domain-containing protein, translating into MDVGERLQSIRKLKGLSQRELAKRAGVTNSTISMIEKNSVSPSISSLRKVLGGIPMSMVEFFSEEILQEKPTQIVYKAHELIDISDGAVTMKLVGRAHPSRAIAFLNEIYPPGADTGEEMLTHEGEETGILVEGRLELVVGLETFVLEAGDSYYFESTKPHRFRNPFDAPARLISAATPANF; encoded by the coding sequence TTGGACGTCGGTGAACGACTGCAATCGATCCGTAAGCTCAAAGGTCTTTCCCAGCGTGAGCTCGCCAAACGCGCGGGTGTTACCAACAGCACCATTTCGATGATCGAGAAGAACAGCGTCAGCCCCTCGATCAGTTCGCTGAGGAAAGTACTGGGCGGGATTCCCATGTCCATGGTCGAGTTCTTTTCCGAAGAAATCCTGCAGGAAAAGCCGACTCAGATCGTCTACAAAGCGCACGAGCTGATCGATATTTCCGATGGCGCAGTGACCATGAAGCTGGTCGGTCGGGCTCACCCGAGTCGAGCGATCGCGTTCCTCAACGAAATCTACCCGCCAGGCGCCGACACCGGTGAGGAGATGCTCACCCATGAGGGCGAGGAAACCGGGATTCTGGTGGAAGGTCGGTTGGAACTGGTAGTCGGGCTCGAAACATTTGTGCTCGAAGCCGGCGACAGCTACTACTTTGAGAGCACCAAGCCGCACCGTTTCCGGAATCCGTTCGATGCCCCGGCGCGACTAATCAGCGCAGCCACTCCAGCGAATTTCTAA
- a CDS encoding cytochrome c5 family protein, producing MKMLAAPATVLALWAVSAQAATNDDIAKRLEPVGQVCVQGKECKGMEVAASVGGGAAKTPDEIIAKHCNACHGTGLLGAPKIGDAADWKKRADKEGGTASGLAKVALTGLNAMPPKGTCSDCELKDLEGAIQKMSGLK from the coding sequence ATGAAAATGCTGGCCGCACCAGCAACCGTATTGGCCCTATGGGCAGTCAGCGCACAAGCTGCGACCAACGACGATATCGCTAAACGTCTTGAACCAGTCGGCCAGGTTTGTGTGCAGGGTAAAGAATGCAAGGGGATGGAAGTCGCTGCTTCGGTTGGCGGCGGTGCAGCGAAAACTCCCGACGAAATTATTGCCAAACACTGCAATGCTTGCCATGGCACCGGCCTGTTGGGCGCACCCAAAATCGGTGATGCCGCAGACTGGAAAAAACGCGCCGATAAAGAAGGCGGCACCGCTTCTGGCTTGGCGAAGGTAGCGTTGACCGGGCTCAATGCGATGCCGCCAAAAGGCACCTGCAGTGACTGCGAACTGAAAGACCTTGAAGGCGCCATCCAGAAGATGTCTGGCCTGAAATAA